Proteins from one Corallococcus exiguus genomic window:
- a CDS encoding ferritin-like domain-containing protein: MSKDTLADVGMNRTGIKTSPVDSKDIIAEAERAEPSSPGDARAIAEVRKQYMREAGDGLGRVPPPASLKGMAKTAVDMLKGGKPTVLIDKLGERLAFERTGVRLYEGALSKLEVFGSWEGGPSRELLMKILDDELSHFALLTEALEKLGADPTAMTPSADLTSVISMGVPAAISDPRTNLRQATQALLVAELTDNASWELLIDLARGLGHDTLADRFTLALDAEAEHLALVKGWLASGVATEARAPMDSASVPAQP; the protein is encoded by the coding sequence ATGAGCAAGGACACCCTCGCCGACGTGGGGATGAACCGCACCGGCATCAAGACGTCACCCGTGGACAGCAAGGACATCATCGCGGAAGCGGAGCGCGCGGAGCCCAGCAGCCCGGGTGACGCGAGGGCCATCGCGGAGGTGCGCAAGCAGTACATGCGCGAGGCTGGTGACGGCCTGGGCCGCGTCCCGCCGCCCGCGAGCCTCAAGGGCATGGCGAAGACCGCGGTGGACATGCTCAAGGGCGGCAAGCCCACCGTGCTCATCGACAAGCTGGGCGAACGGCTCGCCTTCGAGCGCACCGGCGTCCGGCTCTACGAGGGCGCGCTCTCCAAGCTGGAGGTCTTCGGCAGCTGGGAGGGAGGTCCGTCGCGCGAGCTGCTCATGAAGATCCTCGATGATGAGCTGAGCCACTTCGCGCTGCTGACGGAGGCGCTGGAGAAGCTGGGCGCGGACCCCACGGCGATGACGCCGTCAGCGGACCTCACCTCGGTCATCTCCATGGGCGTGCCCGCGGCCATCTCCGACCCGCGCACCAACCTGCGGCAGGCCACTCAGGCGCTGCTGGTGGCGGAGTTGACGGACAACGCGAGCTGGGAGCTGCTCATCGACCTGGCGCGCGGCCTGGGCCATGACACGCTCGCGGACCGCTTCACGTTGGCGCTGGACGCGGAGGCCGAGCACCTGGCGCTGGTGAAGGGCTGGCTCGCGTCAGGCGTGGCCACGGAGGCGCGTGCCCCCATGGACTCCGCGTCCGTCCCCGCGCAGCCCTGA